A genomic stretch from Aedes albopictus strain Foshan chromosome 2, AalbF5, whole genome shotgun sequence includes:
- the LOC109621874 gene encoding ribonuclease P protein subunit p30 gives MNKFTGFSDLCVPYNSSTKELLGILKELDELGFKNVAIEQIYNHDNCDKKGDPIPAPVDLKTLSKELSGRLRLLNRLTIVYTEGNVTLITTRSAKLRGYHLVAVVPITEDAFQHACQTMSCDIISYNSDTVRIKMSRKFYFVAVNRNIMFEIKYAPAIVNSNDRKDIINRAHKYHSYGKSKNVIISSEARDRFQVRGPYDIANLGLIFGLSEEQSKNAILALPRKVLINADARRHGKAGVVISVRQGAVDSDDYSDSEVNEPISDSDEEESEEMDPDEDMQSDDGQEPPLKIAKI, from the exons atgaataaatttaCTGGTTTCAGTGATCTCTGTGTGCCGTACAACAGTTCGACCAAAGAACttctaggaatattgaaagaATTGGATGAAT TGGGTTTTAAAAATGTGGCCATTGAACAAATTTACAATCACGATAATTGCGACAAAAAAGGCGATCCAATACCAGCTCCCGTTGATTTGAAAACCTTGAGC AAAGAGCTGAGTGGCCGCCTGAGGTTACTAAACCGCTTGACCATAGTCTATACGGAAGGAAACGTCACTTTAATAACCACCCGTTCAGCCAAACTTCGCGGCTACCATTTGGTGGCCGTAGTGCCCATAACGGAAGATGCCTTTCAACATGCCTGCCAAACGATGTCCTGTGATATCATTTCGTACAACTCGGACACGGTGCGAATTAAAATGAGCCGGAAGTTCTACTTTGTTGCGGTAAACAGGAACATCATGTTCGAAATCAAGTACGCTCCGGCCATTGTCAACTCGAACGATCGGAAAGATATTATCAACCGAGCTCACAAGTACCATTCCTATGGGAAGTCGAAGAATGTCATCATTAGCAGCGAAGCCAGAGATCGGTTCCAAGTGCGGGGGCCTTATGACATTGCTAATCT TGGCCTAATATTCGGACTAAGTGAAGAACAGTCCAAAAACGCCATTCTGGCTTTGCCCAGGAAAGTGCTTATCAACGCGGATGCCCGGAGGCACGGCAAAGCTGGTGTAGTGATAAGCGTGCGTCAGGGGGCGGTAGACAGCGACGACTATTCAGATTCGGAGGTAAATGAACCTATCAGCGATAGCGACGAGGAGGAGTCggaggaaatggatccagatGAGGATATGCAGAGTGATGATGGTCAGGAACCGCCTCTGAAAATAGCGAAAATTTGA